The Veillonellaceae bacterium sequence GGGCGGTTGAGAAGCCCTGCTGATATGCTAACTTTGTAACGGTAGACAACATGCCATAAGAGGCCGACCCAAGAAGAACTAAGAGATTTGCTGTTAATTTACTCAAATTATTTCTCCTCTATAAATGAAATGTTTCGGACATGATTCCACCCTTCGCGCGTGGTCGACATCATATCTAGTGAGTTCTTTTAATACTAGAGTTTACCGTAGCCGTCCTTTTTTCTTGATAAAAAAGGACCAAAAAATCAAGGACCTGTACTGCAGCGGCCTGGGAAATAGACCTTACTTGCGGAAAGTTCGAAACTCGCTGCGCTCAGACAGTCGAACTTTCTTATCGCAAGCAAGGTCTGTTTCCCTCCTGCGGGATCGGCCGCTTCCGTAATGGTCCGTAAAGGGTACGGGTTTGAGGAGCGAATTTTCACCAGCTCCCCCGTACCTACCGGCCCGTTCTAGAAGAAGCCGTTCCGAAGGACGGGAAACCGTGCAGCTTACGTTAAAAAATCCCGACTGTCTGAGCTTTAGCGAGTTTCGGGATTTTAGTAAGCTGTATGGTTTCCCGAGGCTTTTGGAAGATAGGCCTAGACCTTTGGTTACTTTGGGGCAATGCCAAAGTAACAACCCCCTTAGGGGTTAGATTAATTTAAGGTATAAAGCGAAGATGAATGGCTGGTAGTCCAGCCGGTACTTTTGTCTTGATACAAAAGTACCCAAAAAATCAAGACCTGTAAGGCATCGGCCTATTTCCATCCCTTCGGGAACGTCCGTTGCCTTAAGGGTCGGTAGGGGTGCGAACGGGCCTAGACCTTTTTGGTTACTTTTTGGGGCAATGCCAAAAAGTAACATCCCCCTTTGGGGTTAGATTATTTAAGGCAATGGTGAACAAATGCTGCTTAGAGCGATAAAGGTAGACCCGCTCTAAAGCCGTAGTGTTCAGCTTTTGCACTTATCCAAAAGTATATATAAATAATATATTACCATAGAAGTGCAGATTTGGTTGGAGTTTGCCGTAATCTGGTATAATATATTGAGCGGAGGTGACAGCGGGATAAATGATTAAAGAAGTTATTGTGGTAGAAGGAAAACAGGATGTACAAGCCGTACGGCGGGCGGTTGATGCTGACTGTATTATAACGGGCGGCTTTACTTTATCGTCACATACGCTTGACCAGATAAAGCATGCTTATCATAAACGTGGAATAATAATACTTACTGACCCAGATAGCGCCGGTGAAAGAATCCGTAAATACTTAACGGAACGATTCCCTGAGGCGAAACATGCCTTCGTGCCTCGCGATGCAGCCAGCGCCAATAATGACATTGGTATAGAGCAGGCATCACCAGACGCAATAAGAGCAGCCTTGAATAAAGTCAGATATCTGGAGTGGAAACCATCGCAGGAATTTAGCTGGGCTGACATTATCAATGCCGGGCTGACAGGTTTGCCTGATGCGGCCAGACATCGGGCCATGCTAGGAGCTGAGCTTGGCATTGGTTATGCTAATGCTAAAGGGTTCTTACAGCGACTAAACAATTACGGTGTGACTCGGCAAGAGTTTGAAACCGCTGTAGACAAGATGGCTGAAAAGTAAATAGGTT is a genomic window containing:
- the rnmV gene encoding ribonuclease M5, with amino-acid sequence MIKEVIVVEGKQDVQAVRRAVDADCIITGGFTLSSHTLDQIKHAYHKRGIIILTDPDSAGERIRKYLTERFPEAKHAFVPRDAASANNDIGIEQASPDAIRAALNKVRYLEWKPSQEFSWADIINAGLTGLPDAARHRAMLGAELGIGYANAKGFLQRLNNYGVTRQEFETAVDKMAEK